From one Melospiza melodia melodia isolate bMelMel2 chromosome 4, bMelMel2.pri, whole genome shotgun sequence genomic stretch:
- the RBM28 gene encoding RNA-binding protein 28, whose protein sequence is MAAPEARTVLVRGLPAGATAALLERLFGHLGPLRRCFVVTEKGSPKCRGFGYVTFSLAEDAARALREPPELGGHRLPVSPARPRARPAPRGADTPGARGEQGEAPPGPPRAKRPRAPSRKARLILRNLSFQCSEEELRALFAPFGPVVELNLPRKPDGTPRGFAFVQLRNLREAAAALRGLNGAQLKGRPLAVDWAVAKDKYQGTQGPPKTPEGKEKGEGKKEIEEEEEEEEEEDEGKDEEDEEDEEEEEEEEEEAAQAPQQTPKRGSGARAGLGHRKKKKVEEDEDEEDEEEEEQEEDEEKDEGEEDEDEEDEDEEDEDEEEEPPRRRQRPSDVAEGRTVFIRNLSFDTEEEELEESLAKFGGLCYVRLVLHPNTGTPKGSAFAQFETPEGAQKCIQAAQEGPEGGGLRLGGRQLRVDPALSREQARGLPGGSARPRGGTRNLYLAREGAIRPGSRAAEGVSDSDMAKRARFEELKRRRLQDPNVAVSRTRLCLHNLPKALDSARLRALLRQTLRGTSSRATPRITECRVMRELRGQGKSLGFAFVEFGEHEEALGALRRLNNNPELFGAHKRPIVEFALEDRRKLRLREQRIQRGLLKAKAKAAAGAPEGPQEGPDPPKAQPAPPKGHPAPPKAQPAPPKAQPAPPAGSGAPPAAPQPPCGTPWAGFRTQGPGLRGAPGTRVLALPSHRGPKIRKRDKAKKAQPPPKPPKAPKASRRREKPRVPPPQGQRRRRGGPGGAEARFQELVERYKRKILGSNPPTARGGKWFES, encoded by the exons atggcggcgcccgAGGCGCGCACGGTGCTGGTGCGGGGCCTCCCCGCCGGAGCCACCGCCGCGCTCCTGGAGCGGCTCTTCGGGCACCTGGGGCCGCTCCGCCGCTGCTTCGTGGTCACCGAGAAGG gCTCCCCGAAGTGCCGCGGGTTCGGGTACGTGACGTTCTCCCTGGCCGAGGAcgcggcgcgggcgctgcgggAGCCGCCGGAGCTGGGCGGGCACCGCCTGCCCGTGAGCCCCGCCCGGCCgcgggcccggcccgccccgagGGGCGCGGACACCCCCGGGGCGCGGGGGGAGCAGGGGGAGgcgcccccgggacccccccgcgCCAAGAGGCCGCGGGCACCCTCCCGCAAGGCGCGGCTGATCCTGCGCAACCTCAGCTTCCAG TGCTCCGAGGAGGAGCTCCGGGCTCTCTTCGCCCCCTTTGGCCCCGTGGTGGAGCTGAACCTGCCCCGCAAGCCTG ACGGGACCCCGAGGGGCTTCGCCTTCGTCCAGCTGCGGAACCTgcgcgaggcggcggcggcgctgcgggGGCTCAACGGGGCCCAGCTCAAAG gGCGGCCCCTGGCTGTGGACTGGGCCGTGGCCAAGGACAAGTACCAGGGGACACAAGGACCCCCAAAAACGCCTG agggaaaggagaaaggggaggggaaaaaggaaatagaggaagaagaggaagaagaagaagaggaagatgaaggaaaggatgaggaggatgaagaagatgaagaggaggaggaggaggaggaggaagaggctgcccaggcacCCCAGCAGACCCCAAAAAGGGGatcaggggccagagctgggctggggcataggaagaaaaagaaggtagaggaagatgaggatgaggaagatgaagaagaggaagagcaggaggaagatgaagaaaaagatgagggtgaggaggatgaagatgaggaggatgaagatgaagaggatgaggatgaggaag AGGAGCCCCCCCGCAGGCGGCAGCGCCCGTCGGACGTGGCCGAGGGCAGGACGGTGTTCATCCG GAACCTCTCGTTCGACaccgaggaggaggagctggaggagagcctggcAAAGTTCGGGGGGCTCTGCTACGTGCGGCTGGTGCTGCACCCCAACACGGGCACCCCCAAAG GCTCTGCCTTTGCCCAGTTTGAGACCCCCGAGGGGGCCCAGAAATGCATCCAGGCTGCTCAGGAGGGGCCCGAGG GGGGGGGGCTGCGCCTGGGGGGGCGGCAGCTGCGCGTGGACCCCGCGCTGAGCCGGGAGCAGGCGCGGGGGCTCCCGgggggctcggcccggccccgaGGCGGCACCAGGAACCTGTACCTGGCCCGGGAGGGGG cCATCCGGCCGGGCTCGCGCGCTGCCGAGGGCGTCAGCGACTCGGACATGGCCAAGCGGGCGCGG TTTGAGGAGCTGAAGCGGCGGCGGCTGCAGGACCCCAACGTGGCGGTGTCGCGGACGCGGCTGTGCCTGCACAACCTGCCCAAGGCGCTGGACTCGGCCCGGCTGCGCGCCCTGCTGCGCCAAACCCTGCGGGGCACCAGCAGCCGTGCCACCCCGCGCATCACCGAG TGCCGGGTGATGCGGGAGCTGCGGGGCCAGGGCAAATCTTTGGGGTTCGCCTTCGTGGAGTTTGGGGAGCATGAggaggccctgggggccctgcgGCGCCTCAACAACAACCCCGAGCTCTTCGGGGCCCACAAG CGCCCGATCGTGGAGTTTGCGCTCGAGGACCGGCGGAAGCTGCGGCTGCGGGAGCAGCGGATCCAGCGGGGGCTG CTCAAGGCCAAGGCCAAggcggctgcaggagccccagaggGTCCCCAGGAAGGCCCGGACCCCCCCAAGGCACAGCCAGCGCCCCCCAAGGGGCACCCAGCGCCCCCCAAGGCACAGCCAGCGCCCCCCAAGGCACAGCCAGCGCCCCCCGCAGGCTCGGGGGCCCCCCCGGCCGCCCCCCAGCCCCCCTGCGGGACCCCCTGGGCCGGGTTCCGCACGCAGGGCCCGGGGCTCCGGGGGGCTCCCGGCACcagggtgctggccctgccctccCACCGCGGGCCCAAGATCAG gAAACGGGACAAGGCCAAGAAGGCTCAGCCgccccccaagccccccaaagcccccaaggCCTCTCGGCGGCGGGAGAAGCCGCGGGTGCCCCCTCCCCAG ggccagcgGCGGCGCCGGGGGGGCCCCGGGGGGGCCGAGGCGCGCTTCCAGGAGCTGGTGGAAAGGTACAAGAGGAAGATTCTGGGGAGCAACCCCCCCACGGCCCGGGGGGGAAAGTGGTTCGAGAGCTGA
- the LOC134417939 gene encoding leptin-like — protein MRGPGASLCALLCLAVAVAVPVGGGRPVRLERVRADARALTRTLSARLQQLQLFPLTLRISGLEGVPEGALPEGGPPPGLGWAAQRLQLFQRLLAALPGPDARLAQVSNDLENLLGALGVLGALLGCPAPPAAPAAPAPHGEAPHTLAGVALARLRGCLDGVAARLEGVPAC, from the exons ATGCGGGGTCCCGGCGCGTCGCTGTGCGCGCTGCTGTGCCTGGCCGTGGCCGTGGCCGTGCCGGTGGGCGGGGGTCGCCCCGTGCGGCTCGAGAGGGTCCGGGCGGACGCGCGGGCCCTGACCCGGACCCTGAGCGCgcgcctgcagcagctccag CTGTTCCCGCTGACCCTGCGCATCTCGGGCCTGGAGGGGGTCCCGGAGGGGGCGCTCCCGGAGGGGGGGCCgcccccggggctgggctgggccgccCAGCGGCTCCAGCTGTTCCAGCGGCTGCTggcggcgctgcccgggcccgACGCGCGCCTGGCGCAGGTGAGCAACGACCTGGAGAACCTGCTGGGCGCGCTGGGCGTGCTGGGCGCGCTGCTGGGCTGCCCCGCGCCGCCCGCGGCCCCCGCGGCCCCCGCCCCGCACGGCGAGGCCCCGCACACGCTGGCCGGGGTGGCCCTGGCGCGGCTCCGCGGCTGCCTGGACGGCGTCGCCGCCCGCCTCGAGGGGGTCCCCGCGTGCTAG